Proteins encoded in a region of the Streptomyces sp. NBC_00258 genome:
- a CDS encoding DUF6531 domain-containing protein, which translates to MNYSTGNLMLTTTDFDITGVGQRRTLARTYNSLDAPWGKVSQRWWQQYERYLQLLDGEAVLYDASGDTLRFTENSDGSFTTPKGYSKDVNYPVVNDRACCSSHHWL; encoded by the coding sequence ATCAACTACTCCACCGGCAACCTGATGCTGACCACCACCGACTTCGACATCACCGGCGTGGGACAGCGGCGCACCCTTGCACGCACCTACAACTCCCTGGACGCACCCTGGGGCAAGGTGTCGCAGCGTTGGTGGCAGCAGTACGAGCGCTACCTCCAACTCCTCGACGGCGAGGCCGTGTTGTACGACGCCTCCGGCGACACCCTGCGCTTCACGGAGAACTCGGACGGTTCCTTCACCACGCCCAAGGGCTATTCCAAGGACGTCAACTACCCGGTCGTGAACGACCGGGCTTGCTGCTCGAGTCATCACTGGCTGTGA
- a CDS encoding RNA-guided endonuclease InsQ/TnpB family protein: protein MKLVVQVKLLPTPLQAAALEVTLQACNEAATWAASVAFEKDALRPLPLRKHTYAEIRGRWGLGAQAAQHAIKKTCDAYTTLKTNLRAGRYGRPGTKRHTRASGKPVTFRPQAAQPYDDRMLSWQHEQRTVSIWTTAGRMKGVAFTGQAEQLAVLAAHRRGESDLLRRDGKWFLIATCEIPEKDLNAHPIGFLGVDLGIVNIAATSDGERHFGRRINRKREGDRELRSKLQKKGTKSAKRRAKKYAGREARRNKDINHKISKRIVAEAERTGRGIALETLTGIRERARLRKPQRTTLHSWPFAQLGGFIAYKARRAGVPVIYIDPAYTSQECSQCHHIERGNRPDQASFACRSCGFVEHADHNASHNIARRGWMAWVCGAQSTAPELTLIA from the coding sequence GTGAAGCTGGTGGTGCAGGTGAAGCTGCTGCCGACGCCCCTGCAGGCGGCGGCACTTGAGGTAACCCTGCAGGCCTGCAACGAGGCGGCGACCTGGGCCGCGTCGGTGGCGTTCGAGAAGGACGCGCTTCGCCCGCTGCCTCTGCGTAAGCACACCTACGCCGAGATCCGGGGACGCTGGGGACTGGGGGCGCAGGCCGCCCAGCACGCGATCAAGAAGACCTGCGACGCGTATACCACCCTGAAGACCAACCTCCGTGCGGGCCGCTACGGACGGCCCGGTACCAAGCGTCACACCCGGGCCTCGGGTAAACCGGTGACCTTCCGTCCACAGGCGGCCCAGCCCTACGACGACCGGATGCTGTCCTGGCAGCACGAGCAGCGCACGGTGTCGATCTGGACCACGGCCGGCCGGATGAAGGGCGTGGCGTTCACCGGGCAGGCCGAACAGCTCGCGGTGCTGGCCGCGCACCGGCGTGGCGAGTCCGACCTGCTCCGCCGGGACGGCAAGTGGTTCCTGATCGCGACCTGCGAGATCCCCGAAAAGGATCTGAACGCCCATCCCATCGGGTTCCTCGGGGTGGATCTGGGGATCGTGAACATCGCCGCGACCTCCGACGGCGAGCGTCACTTTGGCAGGCGGATCAACCGCAAGCGGGAGGGCGACCGCGAACTGCGCTCCAAGCTGCAGAAGAAGGGCACAAAGTCCGCGAAGCGGCGGGCGAAGAAGTACGCGGGGCGCGAGGCCCGTCGCAACAAGGACATCAACCACAAAATCTCGAAACGGATCGTGGCGGAGGCTGAACGCACCGGCCGCGGGATCGCCCTGGAGACACTGACGGGCATCCGCGAGCGGGCACGGCTGAGAAAGCCGCAACGCACCACGCTCCATTCCTGGCCCTTCGCTCAGCTCGGCGGCTTCATCGCCTACAAGGCCCGCCGGGCCGGAGTGCCGGTCATCTACATCGACCCGGCCTACACCAGCCAGGAATGCTCCCAGTGCCACCACATCGAACGCGGAAACCGGCCCGACCAGGCCAGCTTCGCGTGCAGGTCCTGCGGCTTCGTTGAGCACGCGGACCATAACGCGTCCCACAACATCGCCCGCAGAGGGTGGATGGCGTGGGTCTGCGGGGCCCAGTCAACGGCCCCTGAACTCACCCTCATCGCGTGA
- a CDS encoding ATP-binding SpoIIE family protein phosphatase: MADKQDVRTTALVVGPDGVVSGWSESGQLLLGWTAQDTVGCPLADLLAAPPPPGFPENHSSGPDHAELITLRHRDGSTVDALVSTHPLLGPEGQALGHVVTVQRWEGRPVIADLAFEQCPFALGVYDPELRFLWINASSGRVIAHSEEQVLGKKYREVLPEFDGSLFPERDDKPYTDQLAEVARTGMAARLITVFRPRGSDYANAWATSIWPVRDAEGRVRAVANWGFDMSAEYWARQRLLILNEASGGIGRTLDVIGTARELAMSPVPGFTDLVTVDLFDEVLRGEEPPSVSEFTPGESIVLTRAAQHSAKEGTDRAPGPTTPVSHTPGSVAARCMATGRSTAQLAAEPGEGGEWAFGPGLAADPAHWPPGNPLVDASIAADGLTGRITVPLRARGALLGVVAFSRSERPEAFTADDLILAEELTAKAAVAIDNARRYSRERATALTLQRSLLPQGLPSQEAVEVASRYLPAGTDAEVGGDWFDVIPLSGARVALVVGDVVGHGLHAAASMGRLRTAVRTLADVDLPPDELLTYLDDLVIHLASDLRPADHFQPTGEFGATCLYTVYDPVSRHLTLASAGHPMPLVISPEGIRTPVDAQPGPPLGIGGLPFEATELELPEGSLLALYTDGLVESRERDVDQGIAELLRVLNHAATSLEDLCDTVTDAMLPEHRTDDAALLLARTHALNPQHVADWDVEPDPAQVPRARKFALDQLEAWGLEDTSFVTELVVSELVTNAIRYGEPPIRLRLIRDTSLICEVSDSSNTAPHLRRARAFDEGGRGLLLVAQLTQGWGTRHTTDGKTIWCAQTLTEPEPR; this comes from the coding sequence ATGGCCGACAAGCAGGATGTCCGCACCACCGCCCTCGTGGTGGGCCCGGATGGCGTGGTGAGCGGCTGGAGCGAGAGCGGGCAGCTGCTGCTGGGCTGGACGGCGCAGGACACGGTCGGGTGCCCTTTGGCCGACCTGCTGGCCGCTCCCCCACCACCCGGTTTCCCCGAGAATCACAGCAGCGGCCCCGACCACGCGGAGCTCATCACCCTGCGCCACCGGGACGGCTCCACGGTGGACGCTTTGGTGTCGACTCACCCGCTGCTCGGCCCCGAGGGGCAGGCACTGGGCCATGTGGTGACCGTCCAGCGCTGGGAAGGCCGACCGGTGATCGCCGACCTGGCCTTCGAGCAGTGTCCCTTCGCTCTGGGCGTCTATGACCCTGAGCTGCGGTTTCTATGGATCAATGCCTCCTCGGGCCGGGTGATCGCGCACTCCGAGGAGCAGGTGCTCGGCAAGAAGTACCGCGAGGTGCTTCCCGAATTCGACGGCTCGCTGTTTCCCGAAAGGGACGACAAGCCCTACACCGACCAGCTCGCCGAAGTGGCGAGGACGGGCATGGCCGCGCGTCTCATCACCGTCTTCCGCCCGCGCGGCAGTGACTACGCCAACGCCTGGGCCACCAGCATCTGGCCCGTCCGGGACGCCGAGGGCAGGGTCCGCGCGGTCGCCAACTGGGGATTCGACATGAGCGCCGAGTACTGGGCCCGGCAGCGTCTGCTCATCCTCAACGAGGCCAGCGGCGGCATCGGCCGTACGCTCGACGTGATCGGCACCGCCCGGGAACTGGCCATGTCCCCTGTGCCGGGATTCACCGACCTCGTCACCGTAGATCTCTTCGACGAGGTGCTGCGCGGAGAGGAGCCGCCCTCCGTGTCCGAGTTCACCCCCGGAGAGAGCATCGTGCTCACTCGTGCCGCCCAGCACAGCGCGAAGGAGGGCACAGACCGGGCTCCCGGGCCCACGACACCGGTCAGCCACACTCCCGGTTCCGTCGCCGCCCGCTGCATGGCCACCGGCAGGTCCACGGCCCAGCTCGCGGCCGAGCCCGGCGAGGGCGGCGAATGGGCCTTCGGGCCCGGTCTCGCCGCCGACCCGGCCCACTGGCCGCCGGGCAACCCGTTGGTCGACGCGTCCATCGCCGCGGACGGACTGACCGGCCGGATCACCGTGCCGCTCCGAGCCCGCGGCGCGCTGCTCGGCGTCGTCGCGTTCTCCCGCAGCGAGCGGCCGGAGGCGTTCACCGCCGACGACCTGATCCTCGCCGAAGAACTGACCGCCAAGGCCGCCGTCGCCATCGACAACGCCCGTCGCTACTCGCGCGAGCGCGCGACCGCGCTGACCCTGCAACGCAGCCTGCTGCCGCAGGGGCTGCCCAGCCAGGAGGCGGTCGAGGTGGCATCCCGCTACCTGCCCGCCGGGACCGACGCGGAAGTGGGTGGTGACTGGTTCGACGTCATTCCGCTCTCCGGTGCCCGAGTCGCCCTGGTCGTCGGCGACGTGGTCGGCCACGGCCTGCACGCCGCAGCCAGCATGGGCCGGTTGCGTACGGCGGTCCGCACGCTCGCCGACGTGGACCTGCCGCCGGACGAGTTGCTGACTTACCTGGATGACCTGGTCATCCACCTCGCCAGCGATCTCCGGCCCGCCGACCACTTCCAGCCGACCGGCGAGTTCGGGGCCACTTGCCTCTACACCGTTTACGACCCGGTCTCCCGCCACCTCACGCTGGCGAGCGCAGGTCATCCGATGCCGCTGGTCATCTCTCCGGAGGGCATCAGGACCCCGGTGGACGCACAGCCGGGACCGCCGCTGGGCATCGGCGGGCTGCCTTTCGAGGCGACCGAGCTCGAACTGCCCGAGGGTAGCCTGCTCGCTCTCTACACCGACGGACTGGTGGAAAGCCGCGAGCGCGACGTCGACCAGGGGATCGCCGAACTGCTGCGCGTCCTCAACCACGCGGCCACCTCACTGGAAGACCTCTGCGACACGGTGACGGACGCCATGCTTCCCGAGCACCGCACCGACGACGCCGCCCTGCTCCTCGCTCGCACTCACGCGCTGAATCCCCAGCATGTCGCTGACTGGGATGTCGAACCCGACCCCGCGCAGGTGCCCCGGGCCAGGAAGTTCGCGCTCGACCAGTTGGAGGCTTGGGGCCTGGAGGACACGTCGTTCGTCACCGAATTGGTCGTCAGCGAGCTGGTCACCAACGCCATCAGATACGGCGAGCCCCCGATTAGGCTGCGGCTGATTCGTGACACCTCGCTGATCTGCGAGGTCTCCGACTCCAGCAACACCGCACCGCACCTGCGCCGGGCGCGCGCCTTCGATGAGGGCGGCCGGGGCCTGCTGCTCGTCGCCCAGCTCACCCAGGGCTGGGGTACCCGACACACAACAGACGGCAAGACGATCTGGTGCGCGCAGACCCTCACCGAGCCCGAGCCGCGATGA